A region from the Sphaerodactylus townsendi isolate TG3544 linkage group LG01, MPM_Stown_v2.3, whole genome shotgun sequence genome encodes:
- the LOC125437744 gene encoding ras-related and estrogen-regulated growth inhibitor-like protein yields MLVQLRTAFQQAGKMSEGNLSKLEANILVIGAEKVGKSALTVRFLTRRFIGEYGNIESIYTHNMMMGGREVCFSIWDSVCPKGCINEKQVRWADGFILVYSICDRTSFHFARQQLQQIQQLKRRSGAVKVPITLVGNKRDLQHQRTVSSEEGRLLALSTDASFFEISAAETYHGALVVFHELLDMVRDSRSATKKTVSIRGLVRSMSAVFGRRRTE; encoded by the exons ATGTTGGTCCAACTGAGGACAGCTTTCCAACAGGCTGGTAAGATGTCCGAAGGCAATCTGTCCAAACTTGAAGCCAACATCCTTGTCATCGGAGCTGAGAAAGTGGGGAAATCAG CTTTGACAGTTCGGTTTCTGACCCGAAGGTTTATTGGAGAATATGGTAATATTG AATCAATTTACACTCACAACATGATGATGGGCGGCCGGGAAGTCTGCTTCAGCATCTGGGATTCCGTCTGCCCTAAG GGCTGCATCAATGAGAAACAGGTCCGTTGGGCTGACGGTTTCATCCTGGTCTACAGCATCTGCGATCGCACCAGTTTCCATTTTGCTCGCCAGCAGCTACAGCAGATCCAGCAGCTGAAGCGGAGGAGCGGGGCTGTGAAAGTGCCCATTACCCTGGTGGGGAACAAACGGGACTTGCAGCACCAGCGCACTGTCTCCAGCGAGGAAGGCCGACTCTTGGCTCTTTCCACAGACGCAAGCTTTTTCGAGATCTCTGCTGCAGAGACCTACCACGGagccttggtggttttccatgaACTTCTGGACATGGTGCGTGATTCCCGGAGTGCCACCAAAAAGACTGTGAGCATCCGAGGACTTGTACGTAGCATGTCAGCCGTCTTTGGGAGAAGGAGGACAGAATGA